One Myxosarcina sp. GI1 genomic window carries:
- a CDS encoding sulfotransferase yields MLIEAKKDTTSTSRNEPIFILGISQRSGTNFVSDLLALHPDCDATLIPEDFFMAYADLLIKFANSLDRHLRYWEIDKIVGSPEKIYESFGNTLSTFLNSQGTKSDLIDYKNKTENLNDFTKSTKRRITKTPSVKNLSHFFHFFPNSPLLIIVRDGRAVVESSVKTFNRGYEYEMRAWAEAARTIIQAKSEFDKLNRKYLIVKYEEIFTNTEQELNKIFSFLDLNAENYDFEKALNLPIRGSSELKEKTGKVHWNKVEKSQKFNPLVRYSNWDRSLHTRFNWIAGNYLEMLGYTQQTNFDNEFWWNLWNKWLDIKHLGFKGIYRKFRSKITEHLRIEKNS; encoded by the coding sequence ATGCTAATTGAAGCTAAAAAAGATACTACATCCACATCGAGAAATGAACCAATTTTCATCTTAGGAATCAGTCAAAGAAGTGGCACAAACTTTGTTAGCGATCTGTTGGCTCTACATCCAGATTGTGATGCCACACTAATTCCAGAAGATTTTTTTATGGCTTACGCCGATTTATTAATTAAATTTGCTAATTCCCTCGATCGCCATTTGCGATATTGGGAGATAGATAAAATTGTAGGTTCACCAGAAAAAATATATGAATCTTTTGGCAATACTCTATCTACTTTTTTAAATTCTCAGGGAACTAAAAGTGATTTAATTGACTATAAAAATAAAACAGAGAATTTGAATGATTTTACAAAATCCACTAAAAGAAGAATAACTAAAACTCCTAGCGTTAAAAATCTATCTCACTTTTTTCATTTTTTTCCTAATTCTCCTTTACTTATTATAGTTCGTGATGGACGTGCAGTAGTTGAATCGAGTGTAAAAACCTTCAACAGAGGTTATGAGTATGAAATGAGAGCCTGGGCAGAAGCTGCTCGTACCATCATTCAAGCCAAGTCTGAATTTGATAAACTAAATCGCAAATATTTAATAGTTAAATACGAAGAAATTTTCACTAACACAGAACAAGAATTAAACAAAATTTTTTCTTTCTTGGACTTGAATGCAGAAAATTATGATTTTGAAAAAGCATTGAATTTACCAATTAGAGGTTCTTCAGAACTAAAAGAAAAGACAGGAAAAGTGCATTGGAACAAAGTAGAAAAAAGCCAAAAGTTTAATCCTTTAGTTCGATATAGCAACTGGGATCGAAGCCTGCACACAAGATTCAACTGGATTGCTGGAAATTATTTGGAAATGTTGGGCTATACTCAACAGACTAATTTTGATAACGAATTTTGGTGGAACTTATGGAATAAATGGTTGGATATTAAACATTTAGGTTTTAAAGGGATTTACAGAAAATTTAGATCTAAAATTACTGAGCATTTAAGGATTGAAAAAAACTCATAA
- a CDS encoding glycosyltransferase family 4 protein encodes MKTLFITRHLPYPPMGGAALRNWQNINVMLYFGSIGVISIQANNSKDDAKYPDPPEVSLCKNYCVSQIPQKNSGWQKIKNKLWFLQPKTHPWTNKLYSEKVAQELEDVLRKFKPKIIVFEELWLFPYLKRLKKHKCYFIYDTHNIEASLRQQIYGSVRGIKSKIESAFLLTKVKAIESSFVRQVDRVWVCSDDDAALMQKLYGKKSHPQVVPNGINISDYETIKLGNCPLPKNFQITPHTIIFIGAFSYTPNAVAAQILIKQIFPELQKNYSDCHLLLVGREPTKQMKQAAQNNPGITVTGKVTDIRPYLAAASVAVVPLLQGGGTRFKILEAFAAGRPVVSTSKGAEGLTAQDEEHLLIRNTTEDIVAGVSQLWSNSFLRQKLVDSAYELVKAKYSWESVNLKVQKILEHI; translated from the coding sequence ATGAAAACTTTATTTATTACTCGTCATTTACCTTATCCTCCCATGGGAGGAGCAGCTTTACGCAATTGGCAAAATATAAATGTTATGCTGTATTTTGGTTCAATAGGGGTAATTTCTATCCAAGCGAATAATTCAAAAGATGATGCAAAGTATCCCGATCCACCTGAAGTTAGCTTATGTAAAAATTACTGTGTATCACAAATTCCTCAAAAAAACTCTGGTTGGCAAAAAATCAAAAATAAATTATGGTTTTTACAGCCTAAAACGCATCCTTGGACTAATAAACTTTATTCAGAGAAAGTAGCTCAAGAATTAGAAGATGTATTAAGAAAATTCAAGCCTAAAATAATAGTCTTTGAGGAACTTTGGCTGTTTCCTTATCTAAAAAGACTGAAAAAACACAAATGTTATTTTATATACGACACTCATAATATAGAAGCATCTCTAAGACAACAAATATATGGTTCGGTTCGAGGTATTAAATCCAAGATCGAATCGGCTTTTTTGCTAACTAAAGTTAAAGCTATTGAGTCTAGTTTTGTCCGTCAAGTCGATCGAGTTTGGGTATGTAGTGATGATGATGCTGCTTTGATGCAAAAATTATACGGTAAAAAATCTCACCCTCAAGTAGTTCCCAATGGAATTAATATTTCCGACTATGAGACTATAAAATTGGGTAATTGTCCTCTACCTAAAAACTTTCAAATTACACCTCATACTATAATTTTTATTGGTGCATTTAGTTATACACCTAATGCTGTAGCTGCCCAAATACTAATAAAGCAAATTTTTCCTGAATTACAGAAAAATTATTCAGACTGCCATCTACTGTTAGTCGGTCGCGAACCAACTAAACAGATGAAACAAGCAGCACAGAATAATCCTGGGATTACAGTAACTGGTAAAGTTACAGATATTCGTCCTTATTTAGCTGCTGCGAGTGTAGCAGTTGTGCCTCTACTCCAAGGAGGCGGAACTCGTTTCAAAATTTTAGAAGCCTTTGCTGCAGGTCGTCCAGTGGTAAGTACCTCTAAGGGTGCAGAAGGTTTAACAGCGCAAGATGAAGAACATTTATTGATTAGAAATACAACTGAAGATATTGTGGCAGGAGTTAGTCAGCTTTGGTCTAATTCTTTTTTGAGACAAAAATTGGTTGATTCTGCTTATGAGCTTGTTAAAGCAAAATATTCTTGGGAATCGGTTAATCTTAAGGTACAAAAAATACTAGAGCATATCTGA
- a CDS encoding glycosyltransferase, producing the protein MNYSKKELENIIVSVVIPTYNRANILSQTVNSVLKQTHQNLEIIIVDDRSTDNTETVVSSINDSRIRYFCHSTNKGGAAARNMGIEAAKGEYIAFLDSDDAWVANKLELQLAAIQKFDCPEKIISYTQVFNSASGISESTFTSFDERFIFPKRGKKSTESLGDYLFCDRGIAQTSTLLMHRSLALATRFRESLRKHQDWDFCLRLEAAGAIFSFIQKPLVIWNGDPNLEHVGRISDYRLSESFINQCRVYVSSKAATAFLLDKVIPFLIQSKTRKLYCQIIFCQALIHRLISGKYFIIVTARLWLGKIKTLRKLNSLRKTVFP; encoded by the coding sequence ATGAATTACAGCAAAAAAGAATTAGAAAATATTATTGTTAGCGTGGTTATTCCTACTTATAACCGCGCCAATATACTCAGTCAGACAGTAAATAGCGTACTAAAACAAACGCATCAAAATTTAGAAATTATCATAGTTGACGATCGCTCTACAGATAATACCGAAACAGTTGTTAGCAGTATAAACGATTCTAGAATTCGTTATTTTTGCCATTCAACAAATAAAGGAGGTGCAGCAGCACGTAATATGGGTATTGAAGCAGCTAAAGGAGAATATATTGCTTTTTTAGATTCAGATGATGCTTGGGTTGCTAACAAACTAGAACTGCAACTTGCTGCGATTCAAAAATTTGATTGTCCAGAAAAAATAATAAGTTATACTCAAGTTTTTAATAGCGCATCTGGTATTTCCGAATCTACTTTTACCTCTTTTGACGAGCGTTTTATCTTTCCTAAACGAGGTAAAAAATCAACTGAATCTCTGGGAGATTACTTGTTCTGCGATCGAGGTATAGCGCAAACCAGCACTTTACTAATGCATAGATCTTTGGCACTGGCTACCCGTTTTCGAGAAAGCTTGAGAAAACATCAAGATTGGGATTTTTGTCTGCGACTGGAAGCCGCAGGAGCAATTTTTTCTTTTATACAAAAACCGCTTGTTATTTGGAATGGCGATCCCAATTTAGAACACGTTGGCAGAATATCTGATTATCGACTTTCGGAAAGCTTTATTAATCAATGTCGAGTCTATGTTTCATCTAAAGCTGCTACTGCTTTTTTATTAGATAAAGTTATTCCGTTTTTAATTCAGAGTAAAACAAGAAAATTATATTGTCAAATAATATTTTGCCAAGCATTAATACATCGTTTGATTTCTGGAAAATATTTTATCATAGTTACTGCTCGGTTATGGTTGGGAAAGATTAAAACATTACGCAAACTAAATTCATTAAGAAAAACGGTTTTTCCTTGA
- a CDS encoding sulfotransferase, protein MSSSELTTRVKPISWYNFLSWARETAIKDKRTYCYKSRSMSARRFWCTLKPNLRQPIFIVGSPRSGTTFLGSCIAELPEISYHLEPVATKAAARYVYENKWNSIKAKWFYRTVYAWLMRLHFDGDLQFAEKTPRNCFLIDFLYRTFPDAKFIHIIRDGRDAALSHSKKPWLQAASAKSGKRETAGYLHGPYARFWIEAERKHEFEETSDIHRCIWTWRCHIEAILAQTANLPDSQYYELRYEALVNKPKEEAERLLNFLNIVDSDSRNLLYQEFARANTNSLGRWQQELSPQQLEQIEMEAGSILQKLGYLD, encoded by the coding sequence ATGTCTAGTTCCGAACTAACAACACGAGTCAAGCCGATAAGTTGGTACAACTTTTTAAGTTGGGCGCGTGAAACAGCTATCAAAGATAAGAGAACATACTGCTATAAAAGTCGGTCGATGTCGGCTCGTCGATTTTGGTGTACGTTAAAACCAAATCTACGACAGCCAATTTTTATTGTTGGTTCTCCTCGTTCTGGTACTACATTTTTAGGCTCGTGTATAGCAGAACTACCAGAGATTTCTTATCATTTAGAGCCTGTAGCTACGAAAGCTGCAGCACGATATGTTTATGAAAATAAATGGAACAGTATTAAAGCCAAATGGTTTTATCGTACGGTGTATGCTTGGCTAATGCGACTCCATTTTGATGGCGACCTTCAATTTGCCGAAAAAACTCCTCGAAACTGTTTTCTAATAGACTTCTTGTATCGAACGTTTCCAGATGCAAAGTTTATACATATAATTCGAGATGGCAGAGATGCTGCACTTTCCCATAGCAAAAAACCTTGGTTGCAGGCTGCTTCAGCTAAATCTGGAAAAAGAGAAACTGCTGGTTATTTACACGGTCCTTATGCTCGTTTTTGGATCGAAGCAGAACGCAAACATGAGTTTGAAGAAACTAGCGATATTCATCGCTGCATTTGGACATGGCGATGTCATATTGAAGCCATATTGGCACAAACGGCTAATTTGCCAGATTCCCAATATTACGAACTGCGTTATGAGGCCCTGGTAAACAAACCAAAAGAAGAAGCCGAACGTTTACTGAACTTTTTAAACATTGTCGATTCCGATTCACGAAATTTACTCTATCAGGAATTTGCTCGTGCCAATACTAATTCGTTAGGTCGATGGCAACAAGAATTATCGCCACAACAACTCGAACAAATTGAGATGGAGGCTGGCTCTATTCTACAAAAATTAGGTTATCTCGATTAG
- a CDS encoding sulfotransferase, translated as MKIFSSSKRRFFLVGCPRSGTTLLQSLLTAHPQVASFPESHFFRYLIPKHNTKRYKLGIASLEARIRFQEFLKEIDREDMLSYLSRFAIFQYQHIQAFLNVLDTTTQQQEKSIWIEKTPGHVRYVDYIEKYIKEVKFIHIIRNGTDVISSLYEVSRKYPQTWHEPWSIDKCINQWKQDVQISLSCQDKLNHVLVQYEQLVHNPALVLDKICDFINISFDEAMLENYTIATKKIVLENEPWKISVGEAIDNKNGQKFNKLFSSEQKSYILKHLEVVQKQIKSL; from the coding sequence ATGAAGATATTTAGTTCGTCAAAAAGAAGATTTTTTTTAGTTGGATGTCCACGTTCGGGAACAACACTTCTACAAAGTCTTTTAACCGCACATCCACAGGTTGCTTCTTTTCCTGAATCTCATTTTTTTAGGTATCTTATTCCGAAGCACAACACAAAACGTTATAAATTAGGAATTGCTTCTCTTGAAGCTAGAATAAGATTTCAGGAATTTCTTAAAGAAATCGATCGTGAAGATATGCTTTCATACCTATCCCGATTTGCTATTTTTCAATATCAGCATATTCAAGCATTTTTGAACGTTTTAGATACAACAACTCAACAACAGGAAAAAAGTATTTGGATTGAAAAAACTCCAGGTCATGTACGCTATGTTGACTACATTGAAAAATACATTAAAGAAGTCAAATTTATTCATATAATTCGTAATGGTACAGATGTAATATCTTCTCTATATGAAGTAAGTCGTAAATATCCACAGACTTGGCATGAACCCTGGAGTATAGATAAGTGCATTAATCAATGGAAACAAGATGTACAAATCAGCCTTAGTTGTCAAGACAAACTCAATCATGTTTTAGTTCAATATGAACAGTTGGTACATAATCCTGCCTTAGTTCTTGATAAAATTTGTGACTTCATAAACATTTCTTTTGATGAAGCAATGCTAGAAAACTATACAATAGCTACCAAAAAAATAGTTTTAGAAAATGAGCCTTGGAAAATATCAGTAGGAGAAGCTATTGATAACAAAAATGGACAAAAATTTAATAAATTATTTTCTTCAGAACAAAAGTCCTATATTTTAAAACATTTAGAAGTTGTCCAGAAACAAATTAAGAGCTTGTGA
- a CDS encoding acyltransferase → MNLLKTFKHKIKNKLINFFFEALKQEVQNIFLTEPMIVGPKERLHISENVKKNNFLVNTNSGEVYVNDYVFFGKNVCLITGTHDFTKFEDERRKTSPKEGRDIVIEKGVWIATNATIIGPCIIGKNAVVAAGSVVTKNVEPFTVVGGVPAKIIKRIQQKEDE, encoded by the coding sequence ATGAATTTACTCAAAACTTTTAAACACAAGATAAAAAACAAGCTCATTAATTTTTTTTTTGAAGCACTGAAACAAGAAGTACAAAACATATTTTTAACCGAGCCAATGATTGTAGGACCGAAAGAAAGACTGCATATATCAGAGAACGTAAAAAAAAATAATTTTCTGGTAAATACCAATTCTGGCGAGGTGTACGTAAATGATTATGTTTTTTTTGGCAAAAACGTGTGCTTGATTACTGGTACGCATGACTTTACCAAATTTGAAGATGAAAGAAGAAAGACAAGTCCCAAAGAGGGAAGAGATATAGTAATCGAGAAAGGAGTTTGGATTGCTACTAATGCAACTATAATCGGACCTTGCATTATCGGTAAAAACGCTGTAGTCGCTGCTGGGAGCGTAGTTACAAAAAATGTCGAGCCTTTTACTGTAGTTGGGGGAGTACCAGCAAAAATTATAAAACGTATTCAACAAAAAGAAGATGAATAA
- a CDS encoding ABC transporter ATP-binding protein, with amino-acid sequence MTSTIEHNISQKFQDNDIVLKVESVSKKFCRDLKRSLFYGVQDITSDLLGLRENSDKLRPSEFWALDNVSFELRRGESVGLIGKNGSGKSTLLRIIAGLIKPDLGTVRVKGRVAPLIALGAGFNPILTGRENIYANMSILGLSKKEIDERFDDVVEFAEISEAIDSPVQTYSSGMAARLGFASAIYTEPDILLIDEVLAVGDIRFRRKCQRKLVALLQAGKSFILVSHNSQSILNICQSAAYLSKGNLIDSGDTHEIITKYEEELFFIGGDKAFGSMFLPEKLESESLGLDVTSVQFKDNSGNTIETLTSGESVTLSIGCKVHKASNNINLFIAIKEMMGENDLVLHLSSFNDGKPLALPVGKHQIQLHLPYLGLKPGLYNLDFSIKEGSICGLDKVPSFRFKVIGRESMSRCLFYQPREWGVLCKR; translated from the coding sequence ATGACTAGTACTATAGAACACAATATTTCTCAAAAGTTTCAAGATAACGACATCGTTCTCAAAGTTGAAAGTGTTTCTAAAAAGTTTTGTCGTGACTTAAAACGCTCTCTGTTTTATGGAGTACAAGACATTACTAGTGATTTATTAGGGTTGAGAGAAAATAGCGATAAATTAAGACCTAGCGAATTTTGGGCACTAGATAATGTTAGTTTTGAGTTACGACGAGGAGAGTCGGTAGGTTTAATAGGCAAAAACGGTAGCGGCAAATCGACTCTACTGCGAATTATTGCGGGCTTGATCAAACCCGATCTAGGAACGGTTAGAGTAAAAGGTAGAGTAGCACCTCTAATTGCTCTAGGCGCGGGGTTTAATCCTATTCTTACAGGCAGAGAAAATATTTATGCCAACATGTCCATTTTAGGATTATCTAAGAAAGAGATCGACGAACGCTTTGATGACGTGGTTGAGTTTGCCGAAATAAGTGAAGCGATAGATTCACCGGTGCAGACATATAGTTCGGGAATGGCAGCTAGACTAGGCTTTGCTAGTGCAATTTATACCGAGCCAGATATTCTTTTGATTGATGAAGTGTTGGCAGTAGGAGATATAAGGTTCAGACGCAAATGCCAACGTAAACTAGTCGCTTTGCTGCAAGCAGGCAAATCTTTTATCTTGGTCAGTCATAATTCTCAGTCGATATTAAACATCTGCCAATCGGCTGCATATCTTTCAAAAGGTAATTTAATCGACTCGGGCGACACCCACGAAATAATTACTAAATACGAAGAAGAGCTGTTTTTTATTGGCGGCGATAAAGCTTTTGGTTCGATGTTTTTACCAGAAAAGCTGGAGAGTGAAAGCTTGGGATTAGATGTCACCTCCGTACAGTTTAAAGACAATTCGGGTAACACAATAGAGACATTAACAAGTGGAGAATCGGTCACTTTATCTATAGGTTGTAAAGTTCATAAAGCAAGCAACAATATAAATTTATTTATTGCTATTAAAGAAATGATGGGAGAAAACGATCTGGTTTTACATCTAAGTAGCTTTAATGATGGTAAACCTCTAGCCTTACCTGTAGGAAAACACCAAATACAACTTCATTTACCGTATCTTGGCTTAAAACCAGGTCTATACAATTTAGATTTTTCTATTAAAGAAGGTTCAATTTGTGGTTTAGATAAAGTTCCATCTTTTAGATTCAAAGTGATCGGAAGAGAAAGTATGAGCAGATGTCTATTCTATCAACCAAGAGAATGGGGCGTTTTATGTAAACGATGA
- a CDS encoding glycosyltransferase family A protein has protein sequence MNKPIPKVSVLMCVYNGETHLKEAVNSILKQTFKDFEFVIVDDGSTDSSWQILNEYSIKDSRIVLVQNQENLGLEKSLNKGLAATTGKYLARQDADDISFPERLQLQVNFLDTHQQVGAVGSSIEFIDRQGKVLSKQNLPEDHDSLQSLLLINNCLWHSSMTVRNSLLKELGGYNEQMLHAEDYDLWWRISCNSCLATLPDVLLHYRQDNSAAITKLKRKKQLQCSQQISYKAINQCLQDRDLSSLNEKAHERLWWTYLELIDRQSYKKWWYDERGKSGLLQQQDFRCLKPFWNLLVNRPAGTKIWGTRFYQLSNHLLRSRQTLVGLQLLWILKTKLNISIQWNTTIKALIKPYLPGIKQINRFYRNHHFLKPKIDRI, from the coding sequence ATGAATAAACCAATTCCAAAAGTCAGTGTTTTGATGTGTGTTTACAATGGGGAAACTCATCTGAAAGAAGCTGTAAACAGTATTCTAAAGCAAACTTTCAAAGACTTTGAATTTGTTATTGTGGATGATGGTTCGACAGATAGCAGTTGGCAAATTCTTAACGAGTATAGTATTAAAGATTCTCGCATTGTCCTCGTTCAGAATCAAGAAAACCTTGGTTTAGAAAAATCTTTAAATAAAGGATTAGCTGCAACTACAGGAAAATATCTTGCCCGACAGGACGCGGATGATATTTCCTTTCCAGAGCGTTTACAACTACAAGTAAACTTTTTAGATACACATCAACAAGTTGGAGCCGTAGGATCTTCTATAGAATTTATCGATCGCCAGGGTAAAGTATTAAGCAAACAAAACTTACCTGAAGACCATGACAGCTTACAAAGTTTGCTTTTAATTAATAACTGTTTGTGGCATTCATCAATGACAGTTAGAAATAGTCTCCTTAAAGAATTGGGAGGATATAACGAGCAGATGCTTCATGCAGAAGATTACGATCTTTGGTGGCGGATAAGTTGTAACTCTTGTTTGGCAACACTTCCCGATGTTCTCCTACATTACAGACAAGACAATTCTGCTGCTATTACCAAGCTCAAACGCAAAAAACAGCTACAGTGTTCCCAACAAATTTCTTATAAAGCTATAAATCAATGTTTGCAAGATCGAGATTTATCATCTTTGAACGAAAAAGCTCACGAACGACTATGGTGGACATATTTAGAACTGATAGATAGGCAATCTTACAAAAAGTGGTGGTATGACGAACGCGGAAAAAGCGGTTTGCTTCAACAGCAAGATTTTAGGTGCCTAAAACCGTTTTGGAATCTATTGGTCAATCGTCCTGCGGGAACCAAGATTTGGGGAACTAGATTTTATCAATTAAGCAATCATCTTTTACGTAGCAGACAAACTTTAGTTGGATTGCAGTTGTTATGGATTTTAAAAACTAAATTAAATATATCTATTCAATGGAACACTACTATAAAAGCTTTAATTAAACCATATCTTCCAGGTATAAAACAGATAAATCGATTTTATAGAAATCATCATTTTCTAAAACCTAAAATTGACAGAATTTAA
- a CDS encoding glycosyltransferase, which yields MVNSKLKIEVLTPRLQSNENKYLTCLWSSLNDYNVQINAFSILCSFFELLLEKHHNKIIHLHWVRVLCFFDSKNKYKTLIYFLITIRNLITLRLLGNKIVWTVHNTHTHNNNFPVLEHILRWFLSRICSDIIVMSEYSRKEFAHMYGRTKQVHIIPHGNYIGSYPNQVSRSDARLRLGIAPKRKVILYFGMVRHYKGINNLIAAFNQIENPNVILLIAGIPFDRDLCAEIEQAARKNPKIQLRLEYIPDEDIQIYMNACDWVVLPYQKILNSGSVLLALSFARPVIAPQKGSIPELISNKKQGYCYDKDCNLLATINNALATTDEEWEEMCTQAYALAQKYDWSKIGYQLYQIYSY from the coding sequence ATGGTTAATTCTAAACTTAAAATCGAAGTTCTTACACCTCGCCTACAATCAAATGAAAATAAATATTTGACTTGTTTATGGTCTTCTCTCAATGATTATAATGTGCAGATTAACGCTTTTTCAATTTTATGTAGTTTTTTTGAGCTTTTATTAGAGAAACATCACAATAAGATTATTCATCTTCATTGGGTTAGAGTATTATGCTTTTTTGACTCAAAAAATAAATATAAAACTTTAATATATTTTCTTATAACTATTCGTAATCTTATTACTCTTAGGCTCCTTGGCAACAAAATAGTTTGGACTGTTCATAATACTCATACACATAACAACAATTTTCCAGTTCTCGAACATATTTTGCGTTGGTTTTTAAGTCGCATTTGTAGTGACATTATTGTAATGAGCGAGTATAGTCGAAAAGAATTTGCGCATATGTATGGACGAACAAAACAAGTTCACATAATTCCCCATGGTAACTATATTGGTTCTTATCCCAATCAAGTTAGTAGATCGGATGCTCGACTCAGATTAGGTATTGCTCCGAAGCGCAAAGTAATACTGTATTTTGGGATGGTGAGACATTATAAAGGAATAAATAATTTAATCGCTGCATTTAATCAAATTGAAAACCCAAATGTGATTTTATTAATAGCGGGAATTCCTTTCGATCGCGATTTGTGTGCAGAAATCGAGCAAGCTGCTCGGAAAAATCCCAAAATTCAGCTTCGACTCGAATATATTCCAGATGAGGATATACAAATATACATGAATGCTTGCGACTGGGTCGTCTTACCATATCAAAAAATACTTAACTCTGGTTCGGTTTTGTTGGCATTATCATTTGCTCGACCTGTTATTGCTCCTCAAAAAGGAAGTATTCCCGAACTTATTAGTAATAAAAAACAGGGTTATTGCTATGACAAAGATTGCAATCTCTTAGCCACGATTAATAATGCCTTAGCTACTACCGATGAAGAATGGGAGGAAATGTGTACTCAAGCTTATGCACTTGCTCAAAAGTATGACTGGTCGAAAATTGGATATCAACTCTATCAAATTTATTCATACTGA
- a CDS encoding ABC transporter permease has translation MKRLRSKKVSKKLTNKWNSREVIYTPESLTRHPKQMFYKMWRDLLASRELAWRLLVRDIKAKYRQSILGILWAIIPAVVTAASFTFARESGVVNIGATDLPYPAYVMFSMTLWQTFTEALNGPLQAVTSGKSMLARINFPREALILTKLGEVFFNFGIKLILIILLFIWFKMPIGWSVIIAPVALIHLILLGTFIGLLIAPLGVLYQDFSKGITLATGFWLFLTPVVYPMPKQGLFGTIVNLNPVTPLLVTTRELATTGIVSDPVGFWVVSAISLGGLLFAWMTYCVSIPYIVERISS, from the coding sequence ATGAAAAGATTGAGAAGTAAAAAAGTGTCGAAAAAATTGACAAATAAGTGGAATTCACGGGAAGTTATCTATACACCAGAAAGTCTGACTAGACATCCCAAACAAATGTTTTATAAGATGTGGCGAGACTTGCTAGCATCTAGAGAGTTAGCCTGGCGGTTGTTAGTTAGAGATATTAAGGCTAAATACCGTCAGTCAATTTTAGGAATTTTGTGGGCTATTATCCCAGCTGTAGTGACAGCAGCTAGCTTTACTTTTGCCAGAGAAAGCGGTGTGGTCAATATTGGTGCAACTGACTTACCCTATCCTGCTTATGTCATGTTTAGTATGACTTTGTGGCAAACTTTTACTGAAGCTCTTAACGGTCCGCTGCAAGCCGTAACTTCGGGAAAATCTATGTTAGCAAGAATTAATTTTCCTCGTGAAGCGTTGATTTTAACCAAGCTAGGAGAAGTCTTTTTTAATTTCGGAATCAAGCTAATTTTAATTATTTTGCTATTTATTTGGTTCAAAATGCCTATAGGTTGGAGTGTAATAATTGCACCTGTAGCTTTAATTCATTTAATTTTGTTAGGTACTTTTATAGGTTTGCTAATAGCACCGTTAGGAGTTTTATATCAAGACTTTTCTAAAGGTATTACCCTGGCTACGGGATTTTGGCTATTTTTAACTCCTGTTGTTTATCCAATGCCAAAACAGGGACTGTTTGGTACCATTGTCAATCTCAATCCAGTAACTCCATTACTAGTAACTACCAGAGAACTGGCAACTACTGGCATTGTTTCAGATCCAGTTGGCTTTTGGGTAGTTAGTGCAATCAGTTTGGGAGGATTACTATTCGCTTGGATGACTTACTGTGTGTCAATACCATATATAGTTGAGAGGATAAGTTCATAA